Proteins encoded in a region of the Halorussus sp. MSC15.2 genome:
- a CDS encoding SagB/ThcOx family dehydrogenase, with protein MVRAPEYHERTKHATSDFPNPDLELDFETMPRPFKSFRDRPGESLPGVRAPVLPALSVVAETDADPLDGTDQTVRDPVDAVTVASLCYYAAGIKAESAHPADEVAHPMYYRTASCTGNLHHADAYVVCADLDGLDAGVYHFDPKTFSLDVLREGDYRGALADAAGPGAGVGDAPVTVAVTSEWWRNAWKYRERTYRHAFWDSGTVLANLLGTAHAFDLPASVVTGFDDRSVADLLGVAPETEAPLELVSVGRGASVGDSSASESPAVDPVEPETVSHPDHDRSHDLPHEAWAESTLSDGESATAWRDRVREAGPVGSVSPGDGERVPLDPVDYETEVARPLWNAIRRRRSCREFADEPLSRRKLGTVLDRATRGVPGDWNAGDASSLRFNDVYVLATDVEDVPDGSYQFHPDEGALERLGDATSRDQTRLALGQEWAGDAHVNVYCMTDVDAVVEKAGDRGYRLAQLEAGVVLGRFYLATYAHRPLGGTGLTFFDDEVTEFLSPRAESQTSTTLFVLGVAGD; from the coding sequence ATGGTCCGCGCTCCCGAGTACCACGAACGCACGAAACACGCCACGAGCGACTTCCCGAACCCGGACTTGGAACTCGACTTCGAGACGATGCCCCGGCCCTTCAAATCCTTCCGCGACCGACCGGGCGAGTCGCTTCCGGGAGTCCGCGCGCCCGTCCTCCCGGCGCTGTCGGTCGTCGCAGAGACCGACGCCGACCCGCTCGACGGGACCGACCAGACCGTACGTGACCCGGTAGACGCCGTAACCGTGGCGTCGCTGTGTTACTACGCCGCGGGCATCAAAGCCGAGAGCGCCCATCCGGCCGACGAGGTCGCCCACCCGATGTACTACCGGACGGCGTCCTGTACCGGCAATCTCCACCACGCCGACGCCTACGTCGTCTGCGCCGACCTCGACGGTCTCGACGCCGGCGTCTACCACTTCGACCCCAAGACGTTCTCGCTGGACGTGTTGCGCGAAGGGGACTACCGGGGAGCGCTCGCGGACGCGGCCGGTCCCGGCGCCGGCGTCGGGGACGCGCCGGTCACCGTCGCGGTCACCTCCGAGTGGTGGCGCAACGCGTGGAAGTACCGCGAGCGAACCTACCGTCACGCGTTCTGGGACTCGGGGACCGTTCTCGCCAACCTGCTCGGGACCGCCCACGCCTTCGACCTGCCCGCGTCGGTCGTGACGGGGTTCGACGACCGTTCTGTCGCCGACCTGCTCGGCGTCGCCCCCGAGACCGAAGCCCCGCTCGAACTCGTCTCGGTCGGGCGGGGCGCGTCGGTCGGCGACTCGTCCGCGAGCGAATCGCCGGCAGTCGACCCCGTCGAACCCGAGACCGTTTCGCACCCCGACCACGACCGCTCGCACGACCTCCCGCACGAGGCGTGGGCGGAGAGCACCCTCTCGGACGGTGAGTCGGCGACGGCGTGGCGCGACCGCGTTCGCGAGGCCGGTCCGGTCGGCAGCGTCTCGCCGGGCGACGGCGAGCGCGTCCCGCTCGACCCGGTCGATTACGAGACGGAGGTGGCGCGGCCGCTGTGGAACGCCATCCGACGCCGTCGCTCCTGCCGGGAGTTCGCCGACGAACCGCTGAGCAGGCGAAAGCTCGGGACCGTCCTCGACCGGGCGACGCGGGGGGTTCCGGGCGACTGGAACGCGGGCGACGCGTCGAGTCTCCGGTTCAACGACGTGTACGTTCTCGCGACCGACGTCGAGGACGTGCCGGACGGGAGCTACCAGTTCCACCCCGACGAGGGGGCGCTGGAGCGACTGGGCGACGCGACGAGTCGGGACCAGACCCGTCTGGCGCTCGGTCAGGAGTGGGCCGGCGACGCCCACGTCAACGTCTATTGCATGACGGACGTCGATGCGGTGGTCGAGAAAGCGGGAGACCGGGGCTACCGTCTGGCGCAACTGGAGGCGGGCGTCGTACTCGGCCGGTTCTATCTGGCGACCTACGCCCACCGTCCGCTCGGCGGCACGGGCCTGACGTTCTTCGACGACGAGGTGACCGAGTTCCTCTCGCCGCGCGCCGAGAGCCAGACCTCGACGACGCTGTTCGTGCTGGGCGTGGCCGGGGACTGA
- a CDS encoding DUF7001 family protein has translation MAETVTVYRAPTAVADADAIASWLRDRLPGGDDGDPEVRVRDRFLDVHRNEGDADSETLAERFADARVLSPHERETGNTMLGIVRYEERALDHPEREGGVLYDGVAVQRALNDAIPEDERPLDHLHVALLDRAVGTWGDHDGRWHKRVNVLGQPALVSVPGLYEAPAKPEEYYEEKQKHALVSGDTPPREVLENEVEGEFLVEDDPRTTEALKGYVLQAVHCWRTGETFCEESGCRLSNPHRQPGVVEAQLRDPEFCDKHAELYG, from the coding sequence ATGGCCGAGACGGTGACTGTCTACCGCGCGCCTACCGCCGTCGCGGACGCCGACGCAATCGCCAGTTGGCTCCGCGACCGACTCCCCGGAGGTGACGACGGCGACCCCGAAGTTCGAGTCCGCGACCGCTTTCTGGACGTCCACCGGAACGAAGGCGACGCCGACTCCGAGACCCTCGCCGAGCGGTTCGCCGACGCGCGAGTCCTCTCGCCGCACGAGCGCGAGACCGGCAACACGATGCTGGGCATCGTTCGGTACGAGGAGCGGGCGCTCGACCACCCCGAGCGCGAGGGCGGCGTCCTCTACGACGGCGTGGCGGTCCAGCGCGCGCTGAACGACGCGATTCCCGAGGACGAGCGTCCCCTCGACCACCTCCACGTCGCCCTGCTCGACCGCGCGGTCGGCACGTGGGGCGACCACGACGGCCGGTGGCACAAGCGCGTGAACGTCCTCGGACAACCCGCGCTCGTCTCGGTGCCGGGTCTGTACGAAGCGCCCGCCAAGCCAGAGGAGTACTACGAGGAGAAGCAGAAACACGCGCTGGTCTCGGGCGACACCCCGCCGCGCGAAGTGCTGGAGAACGAGGTCGAGGGCGAGTTTCTGGTCGAGGACGACCCGCGGACGACCGAGGCGCTGAAGGGGTACGTGCTGCAGGCGGTCCACTGCTGGCGGACCGGCGAGACCTTCTGCGAGGAGTCAGGGTGCCGGCTCTCGAACCCCCACCGACAACCGGGCGTGGTCGAGGCGCAACTGCGGGACCCCGAGTTCTGCGACAAGCACGCCGAGCTGTACGGGTAA
- a CDS encoding class I SAM-dependent methyltransferase, with product MATDATTAAQQFYGRWADFYDLLARATPGLGRLRARAADALALAPGDTVVEMGCGTGANFPHLRERVGPEGRVVGVDFTQGMLTRARDRIEREGWRNVHCVRADATDVAFREDPDAVLATFVVGMLADPEAAVNRWADSLAPGGRLALLDAAQTSRWFGWPVNRAFRGLVVASSPSGVEAYEAAPWTVLDERVAAARRALRERADETTHTEHALGVVRITGGRIG from the coding sequence ATGGCGACAGACGCGACGACCGCGGCGCAGCAATTCTACGGGCGGTGGGCCGACTTCTACGACTTGCTCGCACGCGCGACGCCCGGACTCGGGCGACTCCGCGCCCGGGCCGCGGACGCGCTCGCGCTCGCCCCCGGCGACACCGTGGTCGAGATGGGGTGTGGCACGGGCGCGAACTTCCCGCACCTCCGCGAGCGCGTCGGTCCCGAGGGCCGAGTCGTCGGCGTGGACTTCACGCAGGGGATGCTCACGCGCGCTCGTGACCGAATCGAGCGGGAGGGTTGGCGGAACGTCCACTGCGTCCGCGCCGACGCTACCGACGTGGCGTTCCGCGAGGACCCCGACGCCGTCCTCGCCACGTTCGTCGTGGGGATGCTGGCCGACCCCGAGGCGGCCGTAAACCGGTGGGCTGACTCGCTCGCGCCGGGCGGCCGCCTCGCGTTGCTCGACGCCGCCCAGACGTCGCGGTGGTTCGGGTGGCCCGTGAACCGGGCGTTTCGGGGACTCGTCGTCGCCTCGTCGCCCAGCGGCGTCGAGGCGTACGAGGCCGCTCCGTGGACCGTCCTCGACGAACGGGTCGCGGCGGCCCGCCGGGCGCTCCGGGAGCGCGCCGACGAGACGACACACACCGAACACGCGCTCGGCGTGGTCCGAATTACCGGCGGAAGAATCGGGTAG
- a CDS encoding PRC-barrel domain containing protein, translating to MTVALTEDEVDKRVVDRDGTEVGTVVDVQHGAAHVTADEETVEEMQTRLPQGSIDENTYAVHDESVAEITDEEIVLDVSE from the coding sequence ATGACAGTCGCGCTCACCGAGGACGAGGTGGACAAGCGGGTCGTGGACCGCGACGGGACGGAGGTGGGGACGGTCGTGGACGTACAGCACGGCGCGGCACACGTCACCGCCGACGAGGAGACCGTCGAAGAGATGCAGACCCGCCTCCCGCAGGGTAGCATCGACGAGAACACCTACGCGGTCCACGACGAGAGCGTCGCCGAGATTACCGACGAGGAAATCGTGCTGGACGTCTCGGAGTGA
- a CDS encoding PRC-barrel domain containing protein, whose amino-acid sequence MEFTEDDEGASVFDADREKIGVVTEVRDGTAYVEPEPSLTEELKAKLDWGSHEADEDAYPLRADWIDEVDDNEILLRTRPQG is encoded by the coding sequence ATGGAGTTCACCGAAGACGACGAAGGCGCGTCCGTGTTCGACGCCGACCGCGAGAAGATAGGCGTCGTCACCGAAGTCCGGGACGGCACCGCCTACGTCGAACCCGAACCCAGTCTGACCGAGGAACTGAAGGCCAAGCTCGACTGGGGGAGCCACGAGGCCGACGAGGACGCCTACCCGCTCCGCGCCGACTGGATAGACGAGGTAGACGACAACGAGATTCTGCTGCGGACTCGGCCGCAAGGGTAA
- a CDS encoding thiamine-phosphate synthase family protein: protein MRFAEEIVVEEFLPTVRSMLAEDLRDRGLTQSEVADLLGISQSAVSKYANGEVERNERILADERVRNLVSRVGEGLAEDTMSRVEALVEIEILIRRLEKRDLVAEIHEAQMPELAGHGGDFDVHDPEGELRVTERVRSSLRRGLTIVESASGFASLIPAVGSNLCECTPDADGIDDVAGVPGRIFDVKGQTTVPSEPEFGVSEHVASLLLAARRNGSDVRAALNVRYDPDIVAALEADGHEAAEFDAEYDDLDAVVGAALRDNPDATVLYHTGGYGIEPIVYLLGDDAEAVAEMARSLL from the coding sequence ATGAGGTTCGCGGAGGAGATAGTGGTCGAGGAGTTTCTCCCCACCGTCCGGTCGATGCTGGCCGAGGACCTGCGCGACCGAGGGCTGACCCAGAGCGAGGTCGCGGACCTGCTCGGCATCAGTCAGAGCGCGGTGTCGAAGTACGCCAACGGCGAGGTCGAGCGCAACGAGCGCATCCTCGCGGACGAGCGCGTCCGGAACCTCGTCTCCCGGGTCGGCGAGGGACTGGCCGAGGACACGATGAGTCGTGTCGAGGCGCTGGTCGAAATCGAGATTCTGATTCGGCGACTCGAGAAGCGGGACCTCGTCGCGGAGATTCACGAGGCCCAGATGCCCGAACTCGCGGGCCACGGCGGCGACTTCGACGTTCACGACCCGGAGGGCGAACTCCGGGTGACCGAGCGCGTCCGGTCGTCGCTCCGCCGGGGCCTGACCATCGTCGAGAGCGCCAGCGGGTTCGCGTCGCTCATCCCGGCGGTCGGGTCGAACCTCTGTGAGTGCACGCCCGACGCCGACGGCATCGACGACGTGGCGGGCGTCCCCGGCCGCATCTTCGACGTGAAGGGCCAGACCACCGTCCCGTCGGAACCCGAGTTCGGCGTGAGCGAACACGTCGCCTCGCTGCTGCTCGCGGCCCGCCGGAACGGCAGCGACGTCCGCGCGGCGCTCAACGTCCGCTACGACCCGGACATCGTCGCGGCGCTCGAAGCGGACGGTCACGAGGCGGCCGAATTCGACGCCGAGTACGACGATTTGGACGCGGTGGTCGGCGCGGCCCTCCGCGACAACCCGGACGCGACCGTCCTCTACCACACCGGCGGCTACGGCATCGAACCCATCGTCTACCTGCTCGGCGACGACGCCGAGGCGGTCGCGGAGATGGCCCGGAGTCTGCTCTGA
- the dcd gene encoding dCTP deaminase, protein MILSDADILDRMEAGDLVVEPLDDPDLQIQPASVDLRLGREFLEFQRTNIPCIHPDSEQEVSEYVTETHVDEGDEFILHPGDFVLGTTRERVEIPPDLLAHVEGRSSFGRLAVVIHATAGVVDPGYCGQITLELSNLGTAPVALTPGTRISQLIFTELKSASDRPYGADRGSKYQDQSGPQASKIGGDEEFGGDQRTDDQRGDGERAGERR, encoded by the coding sequence ATGATACTCTCGGACGCCGACATCCTCGACCGAATGGAGGCTGGCGACCTCGTGGTCGAACCGCTGGACGACCCCGACCTCCAGATTCAACCCGCGAGCGTGGACCTGCGACTCGGCCGCGAGTTCTTGGAGTTCCAACGCACCAACATCCCCTGCATCCACCCGGACAGCGAACAGGAGGTCTCGGAGTACGTCACCGAGACCCACGTGGACGAGGGCGACGAGTTCATCCTCCACCCGGGCGACTTCGTGCTGGGGACGACGCGCGAGCGCGTCGAGATTCCGCCGGACCTGCTGGCCCACGTCGAGGGGCGGTCGTCGTTCGGCCGTCTCGCGGTCGTCATCCACGCCACCGCGGGCGTCGTGGACCCGGGGTACTGCGGCCAGATAACCCTCGAACTCTCGAATCTGGGCACCGCCCCGGTGGCGCTCACGCCCGGGACTCGCATCTCGCAACTCATCTTCACCGAACTCAAGAGCGCGTCGGACCGCCCGTACGGGGCCGACCGCGGGTCGAAGTATCAGGACCAGTCGGGACCGCAGGCCTCGAAGATTGGCGGCGACGAGGAGTTCGGCGGCGACCAGCGAACCGACGACCAGCGGGGCGACGGCGAGAGGGCGGGTGAACGCCGATGA
- a CDS encoding Yip1 family protein: MVPTPLFRPDAFFAERAPNLNLARAAAVVLVVALVSTAVVGAFGWTLAQRLTATTEIPNEERPPDWVCENEAGSEAEEMVQQGCDEPKQKTVVVGDLLWSAFTERLPLVFVGVLLGWPLVALGLHVVSALVDGEGSFLDTLAVAGWGMLPSAVQAVVGFGFMYAALGGIDLAASNPEVLASQIQSLSQRVRGDTAVLSLAGACWQGYVWTFGLKRVHDISTGEAAVAGGGVALVGFLLSVF, from the coding sequence ATGGTCCCCACTCCGCTCTTCCGTCCGGACGCGTTCTTCGCCGAGCGCGCGCCGAATCTGAACCTCGCTCGCGCGGCGGCGGTCGTTCTCGTCGTCGCGCTGGTCTCCACGGCGGTCGTCGGCGCGTTCGGGTGGACGCTCGCACAGCGACTCACCGCCACGACCGAGATACCAAACGAGGAGCGCCCGCCCGACTGGGTCTGCGAGAACGAGGCGGGTAGCGAGGCCGAGGAGATGGTGCAGCAAGGCTGCGACGAACCGAAGCAGAAGACCGTGGTGGTCGGCGACCTGCTGTGGAGCGCGTTCACCGAGCGCCTCCCGCTGGTGTTCGTCGGCGTCCTCCTCGGGTGGCCGCTGGTCGCGCTCGGTCTCCACGTCGTCTCCGCGCTGGTGGACGGAGAGGGGTCGTTCCTCGACACCCTCGCGGTCGCCGGGTGGGGCATGCTGCCGAGCGCGGTGCAGGCGGTCGTCGGGTTCGGCTTCATGTACGCCGCGCTCGGCGGCATCGACCTCGCGGCGTCGAACCCCGAAGTGTTGGCGTCCCAGATACAGTCGTTGAGCCAGCGCGTGCGGGGCGACACCGCGGTCCTCTCGCTGGCCGGGGCGTGTTGGCAGGGGTACGTCTGGACGTTCGGACTGAAACGCGTCCACGACATCTCGACCGGCGAAGCGGCGGTCGCGGGCGGCGGCGTCGCGCTCGTCGGGTTCCTGCTGAGCGTGTTCTAA
- the pth2 gene encoding peptidyl-tRNA hydrolase Pth2: protein MKQTIVARADLGMGQGKLAAQVAHASLSAYEDTGTKTRKRWKGEGQKKVVVKGNGEDELFELAEKARAEGLPHAVVRDAGHTQLDPGTVTALAVGPADDDLVDKVTGHLSLY from the coding sequence ATGAAGCAGACCATCGTCGCCCGCGCCGACCTCGGCATGGGCCAGGGGAAACTCGCCGCGCAGGTCGCCCACGCCTCGCTGTCGGCCTACGAGGACACCGGGACGAAGACTCGAAAGCGATGGAAGGGTGAGGGCCAGAAGAAGGTCGTCGTGAAGGGGAACGGCGAGGACGAACTCTTCGAACTCGCCGAGAAGGCCCGGGCGGAGGGCCTGCCCCACGCCGTCGTCCGCGACGCGGGCCACACCCAACTCGACCCCGGCACGGTCACGGCGCTGGCGGTCGGCCCGGCCGACGACGACCTCGTGGACAAGGTGACCGGTCACCTCTCGCTGTACTGA
- the truD gene encoding tRNA pseudouridine(13) synthase TruD: MREAYPVERAVGIEHFVSDSDGIGGRLRASPEDFRVREVERFDTEPADADPAAYPHLVVRATLREWDTNDFAKRLSDALGISRERVSWAGTKDKYAVTTQLFTLRKVDPSDLAEVSVYDADVEVLGRAGRGLEFGDLAGNEFEIAVRDAENPGNAERVRDELVEWSGSPLGVPNFFGQQRFGSRRPVTHDVGLHVVRGEWEEAVRAYVANPYETEPEGSQRARREAADAFEERDWQAALDAVPPRLGFERAMANQLVESGGDRPEDFRAALEAVPSNLQRLFVNAAQSYAFNRILSERLERGLPFDRPVAGDVACFAEEVDGVTLPDPDREQRVTERRVETVTRHCERGRAFVTAPLVGTETELADGEPGEIEREVLDELDLEPGDFDLPGEFHSTGTRRAILVRTDLEIDREDEEAVGFDFTLPKGSYATVVLREFMKNDPAEE; encoded by the coding sequence ATGCGCGAGGCGTACCCAGTCGAGCGGGCGGTCGGCATCGAACACTTCGTCAGCGACAGTGACGGCATCGGCGGCCGCCTCCGGGCGTCGCCCGAGGACTTCCGGGTTCGGGAGGTCGAGCGGTTCGACACCGAACCGGCAGACGCCGACCCCGCGGCGTACCCCCACCTCGTGGTCCGGGCGACCCTCCGGGAGTGGGACACCAACGACTTCGCCAAGCGCCTCTCGGACGCGCTGGGAATCAGCCGCGAGCGCGTCTCGTGGGCCGGAACTAAGGACAAGTACGCGGTCACGACCCAGTTGTTCACCCTCCGGAAGGTGGACCCGTCGGACCTCGCGGAGGTGTCCGTCTACGACGCCGACGTCGAGGTGCTGGGCCGGGCCGGACGCGGACTGGAGTTCGGCGACCTCGCAGGCAACGAGTTCGAAATCGCGGTCCGGGACGCCGAGAACCCCGGCAACGCCGAGCGGGTGCGCGACGAACTAGTCGAGTGGTCGGGGAGTCCCCTCGGCGTCCCGAACTTCTTCGGTCAGCAGCGGTTCGGCAGTCGGCGGCCCGTCACCCACGACGTGGGTCTCCACGTCGTCCGCGGCGAGTGGGAGGAGGCGGTCCGGGCATACGTCGCCAACCCCTACGAGACCGAACCCGAGGGGAGCCAACGCGCCCGCCGGGAGGCCGCCGACGCCTTCGAGGAGCGCGACTGGCAGGCCGCACTCGACGCCGTCCCCCCGCGACTCGGCTTCGAGCGCGCGATGGCCAACCAGTTGGTCGAGTCGGGCGGTGACCGGCCCGAGGACTTCCGGGCGGCGCTCGAAGCCGTGCCCTCGAACCTCCAGCGCCTGTTCGTCAACGCCGCCCAGTCGTACGCCTTCAACCGCATCCTGAGCGAGCGACTGGAGCGAGGGCTTCCGTTCGACCGGCCGGTCGCGGGCGACGTGGCCTGTTTCGCCGAGGAGGTGGACGGCGTGACCCTACCGGACCCCGACCGCGAACAGCGGGTGACCGAGCGCCGCGTCGAGACGGTCACCCGCCACTGCGAGCGCGGCCGGGCGTTCGTGACCGCCCCGCTCGTGGGGACCGAGACCGAACTCGCGGACGGGGAACCCGGCGAAATCGAGCGCGAGGTGCTGGACGAGTTGGACCTCGAACCGGGCGACTTCGACCTGCCGGGGGAGTTCCACTCGACCGGGACGCGGCGGGCGATTCTGGTCCGGACCGACCTCGAAATCGACCGCGAGGACGAGGAAGCGGTGGGCTTCGACTTCACGCTCCCGAAGGGGTCGTACGCCACGGTGGTGCTTCGGGAGTTCATGAAGAACGACCCCGCCGAGGAGTAG
- a CDS encoding zinc ribbon domain-containing protein translates to MSYANRSERLQRQIDDAIADGWRIESETPERVVLVKRNVGSLSVHLILAILTGWWSFGLVNLVYGGYKYLNDSRRRVLREGTACPECGASVAPDASYCQNCGTELPATSIESTTT, encoded by the coding sequence ATGAGTTACGCCAACAGGAGCGAGCGCCTCCAGCGCCAAATCGACGACGCCATCGCCGACGGGTGGCGAATCGAGTCCGAGACGCCCGAACGCGTCGTCCTCGTCAAGCGCAACGTCGGGAGCCTGAGCGTCCACCTGATTCTGGCAATCCTGACAGGATGGTGGTCGTTCGGTCTCGTCAACCTCGTCTACGGCGGGTACAAGTATCTGAACGACTCCCGGAGGCGGGTCCTCCGCGAGGGCACGGCCTGTCCCGAGTGCGGCGCGTCGGTCGCGCCGGACGCGAGTTACTGTCAGAACTGCGGTACCGAACTCCCCGCGACGAGCATCGAATCCACGACCACGTGA
- the bioB gene encoding biotin synthase BioB has protein sequence MVDKTGNPTIDDAVARVLDGERLDRRDALALIAQPVEALAPAADYVRAQYGDDTVDACSIVNAKAGSCAEDCGFCAQSVHFDTGIDNYGFLDPKEILKAAKRAERDGAQRFGIVVAEKGVSKEKRPDEWAEVLRAIRLVRDETDVAVDASLGILTPEEAEILAAEGINHYNHNIETSPDYFPEVVSTHDFEDRVKTLERAKAAGMDLCAGVILGMGEAPTDRVDAALALRDVGVSSLPVNVLNPVEGTPLGEDGTADISTTEILKTIAVYRLLHPEARVRLTGGREVNLDADEQHLPFEAGADGMLTGDYLTTEGQSPGEDIEVVERAGMRPNMDENEFDPEAVKARADDGAAVETAAGSATSTASESNATDD, from the coding sequence GTGGTTGACAAGACGGGTAATCCGACTATCGACGACGCTGTCGCCAGAGTCCTCGACGGTGAGCGCCTCGACAGGCGGGACGCGCTCGCCCTGATAGCGCAACCCGTCGAGGCGCTCGCGCCCGCCGCGGACTACGTGCGGGCACAGTACGGCGACGACACGGTAGACGCCTGTAGCATCGTGAACGCCAAAGCGGGTAGCTGCGCGGAAGACTGCGGATTCTGCGCCCAGTCGGTCCACTTCGACACCGGCATCGACAACTACGGCTTTCTCGACCCGAAGGAGATACTGAAGGCCGCCAAGCGGGCCGAGCGCGACGGCGCTCAACGGTTCGGCATCGTCGTCGCCGAGAAGGGCGTCAGCAAGGAGAAGCGCCCCGACGAGTGGGCGGAGGTCCTCAGGGCGATTCGGCTCGTCCGGGACGAGACCGACGTCGCGGTCGACGCGAGCCTCGGCATCTTGACCCCCGAAGAGGCCGAAATTCTCGCCGCGGAGGGTATCAACCATTACAATCACAACATCGAGACCTCGCCGGACTACTTCCCCGAAGTCGTCTCCACTCACGACTTCGAGGACCGAGTGAAGACGCTCGAACGCGCGAAGGCGGCCGGGATGGACCTCTGTGCCGGCGTCATCCTCGGGATGGGCGAGGCTCCGACCGACAGGGTGGACGCCGCGCTCGCGCTCCGGGACGTCGGCGTCTCGTCGCTCCCGGTGAACGTCCTCAACCCGGTCGAGGGGACGCCGCTCGGCGAGGACGGGACAGCCGACATCTCGACGACGGAGATTCTGAAGACCATCGCGGTGTATCGGTTGCTCCACCCCGAGGCGCGGGTCCGCCTCACCGGCGGCCGGGAGGTGAACCTCGACGCCGACGAACAGCACCTCCCCTTCGAGGCGGGTGCCGACGGGATGCTCACCGGCGACTACCTCACCACCGAGGGCCAGTCGCCCGGCGAGGACATCGAAGTAGTCGAACGCGCGGGGATGCGCCCGAACATGGACGAGAACGAGTTCGACCCCGAGGCGGTCAAGGCCAGAGCCGACGACGGAGCGGCCGTCGAAACTGCAGCGGGGTCCGCGACCAGCACCGCCAGCGAATCGAACGCCACCGACGACTGA